A segment of the bacterium genome:
TCAGACCGAAGCCGACCCGGTTGAAGTTAAAGGGATCGTTGAAGTCGTCGGTCAAGTTAACCCCGGCAATGGGTTGGACGGTGCGGCCGAATTCGTAGAAAGCGCCGAGGCCGATATCGGGCGCCAGCTTCCGGCGCTCCAACCGGTACTGGGCTTCGCTGGCTTTGACGCCGATGTCGAGCAGCCGGTTCTTGGGATTGTTCCGGCGATTGAGCTCCAGGTAATGGTCGAATTCCTTGATTTCGGTTTCCACCGGCGTGAGATGCTCTTCATCGAGCGAGAACAAAGTGCCTCGCTCCATGCCCAGTTGAATCCGAAGGCCCTCCCGGGCCAGGGCCGCTTTCTTGTCGGTCTCGAGGAGCCGATTGAGCATCTCATAACGGAACAGCTTGAGCCGGGTCAGCTCCACCGGATCGGCCGGCTCCCGGCTGCTTTCCCGGCGCTTCACCTCGTTGGCCAAGTGGTTGCTGGCGTCTTGGAAAAGCTCGCGGACGTCCTTGGCCAAAAGCAAGCCGTAGTAGAGCTGCTTGACCTTGAGGACGACGTCGTTCTGCTTGTCGATCTTTTTCTCCTGTTCGGCGGCGATGCCGCCGCGAGCCAGCTCCTGGGCGATGCCGATCTTGCCAAAGCTGTAGAGCGGAATGCCCATGGTGATCTTGCCGCGCTGGCCGAAGGTCAAATCGCCCTCGAAGAAGCTGCTGACCGCATGGTCGGCGTCGCGGGGCGCCGGAAAAGAGAGAAACTCATATTCGAAGATCGGAATCCCGGTGAGCTTGGCTTCCTTCAGCTTGTTTTGGGCGATTTGCATGTCGAAGCTTTTGGCCCGGACTTCGCGGTTATTGAGCATCGCCATCCGCAAGCAGTCTTCGAGATTGATCTTGGGACCCTCGCCCATCGGCACTTCGGGCGGCGGCTTGAGGGCCGATTCTTTTTCCTCCTCGAAGCCGGTCGGCCCCTCCGGCATGTCACGAGGGACTTCCCAGCCTTCGGTCGGGCTGGGCCGCGACTCGGCGCGACGCGGCGCCGGAGCCGGAGCCGACTCGGTCGAGGCGGCGGGCTGGCTTTCGGAGGCGGCTTGGACCTGAAGCTCGGTGGTCTGGGCATGCAGGAAATCCGCAGCGAGCGAGAGGAGCAGGACCGTCCCCAAACCAAAAACCACTCTATGGAAAGGCGGTTTCACGCCGTCCTCTCATGTAAAAAAACTTAAGGCAAATCAAGGAATATTGGAGGCCGATGCCAAACTAATTGCCATCAGCCTTAGGAGGAAATCTCTTGGCGGTGGGTGTCGACTTCGCGGGCATCGACGAGGGCCGGCTTCAGCGGCAAGGTGAAGTAGAATTGGGCCCCTTCCCCCTTCTTCGACTCGACCCAAATCCGGCCGCCATGCCGCTCGACGATGTGCTTGGCAATGGCCAAGCCCAGGCCGGTCCCGCCGAATTCCCGGGTCAGATCGCCGTCGGCCTGGCGGAACTCTTCGAAAATGAAGTGTTGGTCCTTCTCCTCGATGCCGATGCCTTCGTCGCGAACGCAGACCCGCAGCATATCTCCGACCCTGGAGCTGAGGATGCCAATCGAATGGGAAGCCCCCTCCCGGGAAAACTTCAAGGCATTTTCGAGGAGACAAGCGAAGACTTGGCGTATTTGGGCCTCATCGCCGTAAACCATGGAAGCGGCGTCAAGGCTGACCTCGAGCTGGATCCGTTTCTCACGGAGGGCGTCCTCGATCCCGGCGGTGACCTCGAGCAGGGCTTTGCTGAGGTCGACCTTCCGGATCTCGGCCGGCGCCTTCTTGCTCTGGACCCGGGTGAAATCCAAAATATGACTCACCACCTCGGAGAGCTCTCGGCCGGCGGACTGGATCATTTCCAAATAACGGCGCTGATCGTCATTGAGATTGGCGTTTTGTTCGCCTTCGAGCAGGGCCTCGGTCAGCCCGAGGATCCCGTTCAAAGGGGTGCTGAGCTCATGAGAAATGGTGCTGACGAATTGGGTCTTAAGCTTGGCGATTTCGGAGAACTCCAGGTTCTGGCGGGAAAGCGATTCGTACAGAATCGCGTTGTCGATGGAGATCGCGGCCATGGCCACCAAGACCCCGAGCAGATCCAAAGTCTCATCGGAATAGGGTTCGTTTTCCCGCCGGGCCCCCAAAGCCAAAAGTCCAATGAACTTGTTCTCGGCGTTCATCGGGAAAACGGCCTCGGCATTGAGGGCGGTCAGGAAGTGGATCCCCGACTCCTTCACGTCGATCAAGCGCCGATCTTCGAGCAAATGGTGCTTGGTAATCGGCTTCAGCGAACGGCTCAAGTATTGGATGAAGGGATCCTTGGCTTGAAACTGGGAGATCAAGGGCTCTCCGCCCCGGCTCTCGCGGACCACGAAGGCCTTGATCGGAGTTTCGAGCAAGAGGATCGAGGCGTTTCGGACCTCGGCGATCTCGCTCAAAGTCCGAACCAGGTTCTTCAACAAATCCTTGAGATTTAAAATCGAGCTGAGCTCTTGGGAGTAAGTCCGAAAGGTCTCCAAAAGCTGGCTTTCTCGCCGCCGTTTACCGAAAAGCATGGAGATCCTTTAAATGAAAAAGGCCCCTCCAGCAAGGAGGGGCCTTTCGAGAAATAGTCTTCAACCAATTCTTTACATGTCGACGGGTTGACCGGCCACCATGTCCGGCGGCTGAACCACCATATCGGGTGGTTGCACCATATCAGGCCCCTGACCTTCCGTAGCCATATCAACCGGTTGGCCCATTAAGGTCCAGAACTGGTTGAGGTGGAAGGATGCCGGCCGCATATCCGGCCCCTGCCCCAGCGGAATGTAAACGTCCTGGGAGCTTTGGCTATTGTTCTCGGCAGCGGCTTGAACGGGCGGAAGCGAGGATACGGAAGATAACCCTGAAACTAGAAGATTCGACACTGGCACTTGAACTTGAATGCTCAAGCGGCACCTCCTTTATTCCTACATGCCCCGGCCAAAAAATACTATTGTGTACCAATTTACTAAGCAAAGGCGGTGCCAGTTGCGTACAATTATTAATTAGTAAATGATCACAAAAGATTACAAAATTTTATTAAAGTAAACTATTATGGATTCTCTAAAGGAATCCCTTCTCTCTTGAGAAAATAGTATGTACAATTAATTGTATTTATTGAACTTTTGGGTGATTTAATCAGAGCTTATGTACTCAAAACACCTTGTCAAATAATTGACAATCGGGGTATCAAAATACCCGGCTTTTCTGTGTACATTATCATTGGGGAAGGACAAAGGCGGGAGGAATATCCATGGCTAAACGAATCCCACCAATGGAATCGGCCACCTGGTTGCGGAGCAAGGGATAATTGCGGCCACCCGGAAGATAAAAAGGACCATAGGGCACCCGAACCGAACCACCGGATAAAACCACGGTTCCAGGCTCCCCTTCCGAGGCGGTAAATTCCCGTACATTTCCTAGATTGTCCCGAGTGCCATAAATAGAGACGTCGCGGTAGTGCTCCTGCCCCATCGGGTGCACCCCGATCGGCTGGGGGAAGGCGGTTTGGTTCCGATCGCCCTGGAAGGCGAAGCGGAAAATTCCATAATGGGGCAAGAAGTCATAGCCCCAAGGGTAGATCCATTCGAAGGAATTGGTGTCGACCTTGTTCTTCTCGTCGGCGGTGGCCAGCCGATAGTTTCGCCCCTCGGTCTCGGACCGCCAACGGACGTAGGCCTCCGCAGCGGTGTGGCTGATCGCGTTGATCGGCTGATCGTAATGAATCGGATCCCCGTTGGGATCGCGGTGGGTGGTCGGATCGATCAAACGATAGGTATGCCCCTGCTCACCGATGGTCGAAACGATCCGCCAATAAAAAACCCGGGAGGCGGCGTTCTCGTCTTCCTTGAAGATGCGGCTGACTTCGGCGGAAGTCAAATTGGCGGTCCGCACCGGCACCGGGGCTTTTCTCGGCATGTATTCCATGGCCGCCGCCACCTCACCCTTGGCCAGCAAAGCCGAGATGAAGCGGGCGTATTCCCGAACCGTCACCAGATTCTCGGCGATGGCGAAGGTCGGAATATGCTGAGCCCGCATCGGAAAGCTGTAACTATTGAACGGCATCCCCTCATGATAGAAATCCTGCCCGATATTGGCGTTGCCGCCCTGAACGACCCGCATGTGCCGGGGCACGAGGTCCGCCGGCGCCAAGGTCGCCTCGACCGTCACCGGCCTCTTCCAGACCACCGCGTTCCGCACCGCATCCAGTGAGACCTGCACCGGCACATTGACCGGCGCATAGCCCGGTTCATAAAATTCGAAGGCATAGTAGCCCGTCGGCAAAGCCAGCCGTTCCCTCACGTCCGAAAGCAAGCCCTCGGCGATCGGAGGGCCGGGCCGGAAATTGCCGGTTTCGTGGCCGTTGGAATCCACTTCCCGCTCCCAAGGAATGACCCGGAGCCTCGGATTGCCCTCGAAATCCTGGTTGGTTGACTGGAGCCGAACCTGGATCTGGGCGGTTCCGGTCAGCACTTCGCTGAACATGCGGCCGGAGGGGACCTCGAAATCGTTATCCCGAATGCGTTGCTCCAGCCGCCGACGCTCGCCCGGAGAGAGGCGGTCGCCGCCATCGGCCAGCTTTTCCCAGCTGATCTCGGCGATCATTTGCCGGGCGCCGGCGATATGCTCGTATTTGGTGGCCTCGTAGAGCCGGATGGTCAGGTCGTTGACGCCCTCCGACCAGTCTTTGCGCATCTCCCGCAACCGCTGCAGGTTGTTCTGACCCTGAATCCATTCGGTGGGATCGATCTTGGAAAGGACGTTGAAGCGCCGCCAATCCCAAGAGTCGGTGACTTGGCGCTGCAGGGACAGCCGGGCCCGCTTCAGCTCGTTCAAGGACTCCCGGTCGGCCTTGGCTCGGGCCATTAGCACCGCCTCGCGAAGTTCGGCGGCGCTTTGATAACGCTCTTCGGGATTGAAATGCATGGCCTTGCGCGCGATCTGCTCGATCTCGGCTAAGTATGGCGGAAAATCACCGACCAGGATCCGGCGAAAAGCCGGTGGGTCGAGGCCTTGCTCGTTTTTCATCATCAGCAGGGCGACCTGCTCGGGAATGTGGTGGTATTGGGTCCGCCCGATCAAATCCCAAACCGGCATCAAGCTCGGCTCGCCCTTGGACTTATCTCCGGGCCGAAACTCGCCGAAGGGGTGAACGCCGGTCGCGGTCTCGTAAAGGACGACTCCCAGGGCGAAGACGTCCCGCACCCGAGGGTTGCTCAATTTTTT
Coding sequences within it:
- a CDS encoding TolC family protein, translating into MKPPFHRVVFGLGTVLLLSLAADFLHAQTTELQVQAASESQPAASTESAPAPAPRRAESRPSPTEGWEVPRDMPEGPTGFEEEKESALKPPPEVPMGEGPKINLEDCLRMAMLNNREVRAKSFDMQIAQNKLKEAKLTGIPIFEYEFLSFPAPRDADHAVSSFFEGDLTFGQRGKITMGIPLYSFGKIGIAQELARGGIAAEQEKKIDKQNDVVLKVKQLYYGLLLAKDVRELFQDASNHLANEVKRRESSREPADPVELTRLKLFRYEMLNRLLETDKKAALAREGLRIQLGMERGTLFSLDEEHLTPVETEIKEFDHYLELNRRNNPKNRLLDIGVKASEAQYRLERRKLAPDIGLGAFYEFGRTVQPIAGVNLTDDFNDPFNFNRVGFGLRIKGDINVNQYLAKTRAAQADYFKNALNKEIADEGLELELKDAYLSVLQSKEAMENGYRAMKLARQFVFLTKTNIDIGVGDKKDYSDALQAYLVSRGRYLESVYNYNIAVAVLEQRSGGIARKE
- a CDS encoding HAMP domain-containing sensor histidine kinase, translating into MLFGKRRRESQLLETFRTYSQELSSILNLKDLLKNLVRTLSEIAEVRNASILLLETPIKAFVVRESRGGEPLISQFQAKDPFIQYLSRSLKPITKHHLLEDRRLIDVKESGIHFLTALNAEAVFPMNAENKFIGLLALGARRENEPYSDETLDLLGVLVAMAAISIDNAILYESLSRQNLEFSEIAKLKTQFVSTISHELSTPLNGILGLTEALLEGEQNANLNDDQRRYLEMIQSAGRELSEVVSHILDFTRVQSKKAPAEIRKVDLSKALLEVTAGIEDALREKRIQLEVSLDAASMVYGDEAQIRQVFACLLENALKFSREGASHSIGILSSRVGDMLRVCVRDEGIGIEEKDQHFIFEEFRQADGDLTREFGGTGLGLAIAKHIVERHGGRIWVESKKGEGAQFYFTLPLKPALVDAREVDTHRQEISS
- a CDS encoding bifunctional serine/threonine-protein kinase/formylglycine-generating enzyme family protein; the protein is MLQGLSFRQAWDRLPEGRRQALQENFPPGFLPELVSLAAETDTELFYDGLIHLARRHRSERPDLALACFSLMRESLETDLPGRPANHRDLLARVQRESDSIEGRGAIGGRVEFLAGNFVRETTNPIGLASMALGGLAFTTVRTGMFARLLAGSAGTWTRGFGARALASSVAFGAELPAFVLSGRLLHQASGQAQDWSLSALGTEFATAGITLGLLKLGGAGAGAAAQRWARGSGFLPQATRTLLPQAAMFTGIMAAHRLEQAAGLRPTVDGATTLTDAFSTFLQFHASGRLLETAMGPRYSALQRELHLRSETLTLTLGRRGSWFGDLGSAPNLALANPGGGRGSPRDPRTEHLVFNSRHDDDVPPSPPPSPEGARVPTLQGPGNGARRPTQPAAGGGLAAKVARESREGRNKVPMIVAGTRLGPGTEGRYEVVQELGEGGAGRVFLVRDLREIAGTRSERLAVIKVPKGEMDPDAYNRIVREIRISELLGSGWAAPIYDSFEWPPASKIYVPVMEYIPGYVFADIIAGSTRGDRAMTREFPLAKRIDLFAELCLGVHDAHNHGVLHKDLKPDNMRVDRSGRLRILDWGIAQHFTQENGSDGKGPSPGVRTHSGNTEMSGTPGYMPPEAISTKKLSNPRVRDVFALGVVLYETATGVHPFGEFRPGDKSKGEPSLMPVWDLIGRTQYHHIPEQVALLMMKNEQGLDPPAFRRILVGDFPPYLAEIEQIARKAMHFNPEERYQSAAELREAVLMARAKADRESLNELKRARLSLQRQVTDSWDWRRFNVLSKIDPTEWIQGQNNLQRLREMRKDWSEGVNDLTIRLYEATKYEHIAGARQMIAEISWEKLADGGDRLSPGERRRLEQRIRDNDFEVPSGRMFSEVLTGTAQIQVRLQSTNQDFEGNPRLRVIPWEREVDSNGHETGNFRPGPPIAEGLLSDVRERLALPTGYYAFEFYEPGYAPVNVPVQVSLDAVRNAVVWKRPVTVEATLAPADLVPRHMRVVQGGNANIGQDFYHEGMPFNSYSFPMRAQHIPTFAIAENLVTVREYARFISALLAKGEVAAAMEYMPRKAPVPVRTANLTSAEVSRIFKEDENAASRVFYWRIVSTIGEQGHTYRLIDPTTHRDPNGDPIHYDQPINAISHTAAEAYVRWRSETEGRNYRLATADEKNKVDTNSFEWIYPWGYDFLPHYGIFRFAFQGDRNQTAFPQPIGVHPMGQEHYRDVSIYGTRDNLGNVREFTASEGEPGTVVLSGGSVRVPYGPFYLPGGRNYPLLRNQVADSIGGIRLAMDIPPAFVLPQ